The Cryomorphaceae bacterium sequence TGTTTGGGAAAATCCTTTTTCGAGCTCATCAATTCTTACCGCGTGGAGGAAGCCCAGAGGCTGATGCTCGATTCGAAGCATGACCACTTGTCGCTATTGGGAGTGGGTTTTGAAGCAGGTTTCAACTCCAAAACCACGTTCAACACTACTTTTAAGCGAATCACAGGAATGACACCCAACGAGTTTAAAAAACAGCACCTTGGTTAAAGTAGAACCTTAGGTCGAACTTCTCAAACAGGTTCGGTTTTGCAAATCCGAACACGGGCGGCAATGCACCGTTGCACTTTTGTGGCGAATCTCAAAAATCGTTCGTTATGAAAAATGCAAACACATGGCTTTTCGCAGCCCTGGTAATTTTTACTCCGGTGTACCTGGCTGCCCAAGCCAACACCTTTCAAAATCTCCACGCATACCTTGAAGCACTTACTGAACAGGAAAAATTTTCAGGGGTAGTTCTGGTTCACAAAAATGAGGAGAATGTTTTTCACCGAAGCTATGGACTGGCCGACAGGGAGCGCGTATCACCCATGCAAACCGACCATGCTTTCCGTATCGGTTCGGTAACCAAGTCATTTACCGCATTGTTGATTGCACGGGAGGTAGAAAAGGGCAAACTGAGTTTGGAAACCACCGTGGCCGATTTCATTCCTGACTATCCGAGGGGCGATGAAATCAATCTGGTTCATTTACTTTCGCACACATCCGGAATAGCAAACTACTTTGCCATGCTAAACGAGGAGCTCTACGAGTCGCATCAACCATCGAACCTCATAGATTACAGCCGCAGCCACGACCTGCTTTTTGAACCCGGCGAAGGTTGGGATTACAGCAATACCAACTACGCCATACTGGGGTACATGCTGGAGCGCTTGCACAACAAACCGTACGACACCATTCTCAAGGAGCAGATTTTCACCCCCTGCAACATGCACAACTCAGGCATTGATGAGTCTGAAGTATCCGGAATGGCCAGGGGCTATGAAACGGGTAAAACGGGCGAATTGGAGCTCTCAGAGTTGGTACATCACAGCGTGTCGTACGCTGCCGG is a genomic window containing:
- a CDS encoding serine hydrolase, encoding MKNANTWLFAALVIFTPVYLAAQANTFQNLHAYLEALTEQEKFSGVVLVHKNEENVFHRSYGLADRERVSPMQTDHAFRIGSVTKSFTALLIAREVEKGKLSLETTVADFIPDYPRGDEINLVHLLSHTSGIANYFAMLNEELYESHQPSNLIDYSRSHDLLFEPGEGWDYSNTNYAILGYMLERLHNKPYDTILKEQIFTPCNMHNSGIDESEVSGMARGYETGKTGELELSELVHHSVSYAAGNIISNTEDMLRFSKALANDKLISKESFATFTTPVKNGYALGFMSHHNHGHPYIGHNGGNHGYQANWKYFPNENMHVVILCNSYSAPFGDIVATVADILFDQPFEIPVARHEIILSPEQLAAFEGAYRVSDDMIFEVKIRDNQLTFQATGQDAYPIFPYDQRHFFIKGTDITVAFEENGNKEITALVWTQSGNASRFEKLDSTE